The following proteins are co-located in the Palaemon carinicauda isolate YSFRI2023 chromosome 3, ASM3689809v2, whole genome shotgun sequence genome:
- the LOC137635198 gene encoding myosin heavy chain, clone 203-like, whose product MEQINLDMCDRLARVEDEKIASIHWLESRFKDKIVEFEEIIGEMKTEKERLEMSLTEARVNDLVRDGRYNCLLEELKALKEEYSHKFSEMEQINREMSEELEKLEGEKVASIHRLESVFEKKIDELEDTIEKQLGIIGEMNTEKERMEMSLTEAKMKNLTSEGNYTSSSTEMAKETIVQITKKNIGLKDELLAANEITSSLKEELEGRNKKKELNRPGTRKFMFKY is encoded by the exons atggaacaaataaatcttgacaTGTGTGACCGACTAGCAAGAGTCGAGGATGAAAAAATAGCCTCTATTCATTGGTTGGAATCAAGATTCAAGGATAAGATTGTAGAATTTGAAGagattattggagagatgaaaacagagaaagaaaGGCTGGAGATGAGCTTGACTGAGGCTAGAGTTAATGATTTGGTCAGGGATGGAAGGTACAACTGCCTCTTAGAGGAGTTAAAAGCTCTTAAGGAAGAATATtcacataaatttagtgagatggagcaAATAAATCGTGAAATGAGTGAGGAACTAGAAAAACTTGAGGGTGAAAAGGTGGCGTctattcatcggttggaatctgtatttgagaaaAAGATTGACGAACTGGAAGATACAATTGAGAAGCAATTGGGGATTATTGgagagatgaatacagagaaagagaggatggagatgAGTCTGACCGAGGCTAAAATGAAAAACTTGACCAGTGAGGGAAATTACACAAGTTCAAGTACGGAAATGGCAAAGGAGACGATCgtccaaataacaaaaaaaaatattggtctGAAGGATGAGCTGCTTGCAGCAAATGAGATCACCTCTTcgctcaaggaggaacttgaagggagaaataagaagaaagaactgaacagacctggaacgaggaaa TTTATGTTCAAATATTAA